CGCGAAGACGTCGAGCGTGGCCAGGTCGTTGTCAAGCCGGGCTCGATCACTCCCCACACGGAGTTCGAGGCGCAGGTCTACATCCTGGGCAAGGACGAAGGCGGCCGCCACACGCCGTTCTTCAACAACTACCGTCCGCAGTTCTTCTTCCGCACCACCGACGTGACCGGCGTCGTCACCCTCCCCGAGGGCACCGAGATGGTCATGCCGGGCGACACCACCGAGATGACCGTCGCGCTGATCCAGCCGATCGCCATCGAAGATGGCCTGCGTTTCGCGATCCGTGAAGGCGGCCGTACCGTCGGCGCCGGCTCGGTCACGAAGATCGTCAAGTAGTTCCCGCTCCGGTTCGCCGGAGTCCGTAGTTCCGCATGACCCGCAGGGCCCCGACGCGATTCGCGTCGGGGCCCTGCGGCGTTGTCCCGGTGCGTTGTGCGTTGTGTCCCGGTGCGTTGTGCGTTGTGCGTTGTGTGCTGGTGCTGGTGCTGGTGCTGGTGCTGGTGCTGGTGCTGGTGCTGGTGCGTGGTGCGTGGTGCGTGGTGCGTGGTGGGTGGTGCGTGGTGCGTGGTCGTGCTGATGCGTGGGCGTGTTGGTGCGTGGTCGTGTTGGTCGGTCGTGGTGCTGGTCAGCCGCGCGGTGGTTGGCGTCCCGCGGGCGTGAGTGGCGTGTTGATTTGCCGTGGTGGGTGAGCGGCGGGTTGGCTGCTGGCGGGTGTGAGCGGCGGGTTGGTCGCCCGCGCGTGTGTGACTGGTTGATTCGCCGGTCGCCGGTGGCCGGTGGCCGGTGGCCGGTGGGCGGTGGGCGGTGGCCGGGCGGCGGCCGGTGGGCGTCGCGGTCGCGGTGAGGTGGACGTCGCCCTGGGACGGACCATCCTCACACCCGTTCGGCGCCTTCACACCGATTGTCGGCGCGCCAACTGGTGTGTCCCGGGGTAGGTGGGTGTGAGGGCACCCAAGAGGTGTGGCTTGGCGCGATGTTGGTGCATTGGTGCTGCCCTGCGCGGTGCGGTGCCGGTGCGCGTGCCTCTGCCCGAGCCCGAGCCCGGTGCTCGGTGCGCGTGCCCAGCGTGGGCCTTGGCCGGTGATCCCGCCGGTGCTCGGTGCGCGGTGCGCGGTGCGCGTGCCCAGCGTGGGCCTTGGCCGGTGATCCCGCCGGTGCTCGGTGCGCGGTGCGCGTGCCCAGCTTGTGCCTTGGCCCGTGCTCCTGCCGGTGCCCGGTGCCCGGTGCCCGGTGCGCGTGCCCATGCCGGTGCGCGTGTCCCTGGCGGTGCCCGAGCCATGCCTGTGCCTGTGCGGCGTGCTGGTTGGTCAGGGCAGGGCGGCGGGACGCGATACTCCCGGCGTTGAATCGTCACGCCCGCCGGCGGGCACTCACCGAGGGATCTGGATCGGGTCGAGAGCCCGAACCGACCCGTCGATGCCGACCGTCGCCAGTACCTTCTCGGCTCGAGCCAGGAGCGCACGGATGCGCCGGCCGAGTCCGGGCAGGTCGAACAAGTCGGACCAGACGATCCGCACCACCTGCCAACCCAGCTCCCGCAGGCGCTTCTCCCGGAGTGCCTCTTCGACGACGACGTCGACCACATCCCGCCCGTCGGTCATCGCCGGGTCCCGGTACTTGACCTTGCCGTCGAACTCCAGCAGGAGGCCGCTGCCGAGGAATCCGAGATCCGTCCGGCCGATGAATTCGCCCCTTCGGCCGTAGACCCGGCATTGCAGATCCGGTTCCGGCAGGTCTAGGGCACGGCACGCCACGCGCAGCCGGCTCTCGCCCACGCTCTCGGCGCGTCCATCCGCGAACTGCAGGGCGCGCCGTGCCACCGACGCACCGACGCAGCCTCGGACGTCACCCAAGGCCCGCGCCACTTGATCGGCGATCGTCGGGGCCTGGTGCAGAGCGGCGTCGGCGACGGGTACTGCTACCCCGAAGGTTTCGGTGCGAGCCACGTCGACCAACGTGCGGGCCAGCGACGTCGCCCGGACGCCGTCGATCTCGATCACGTCGGCCGGATCCAGCGGAGCGACGTGCAGGATTCTTCGAGAGTCACCGCGAGCGCCGGTTCGGCCCGGCCTGGTCAGGTGGATCCGCCCCAGGACTGCAGAATCGACCGGGAGCCCGTGCAGCGCTGCGGCCGAGATATGGCTGACGACCACGCTGGGCGCGGCGTGGGCGGCCGCCCTGGCCCGCAGAACGTGCTGTCCGCGTAGG
This window of the Nakamurella panacisegetis genome carries:
- a CDS encoding type IV toxin-antitoxin system AbiEi family antitoxin domain-containing protein; amino-acid sequence: MNVVLDIDRKPLLIRRELMATGYSPAEVERARASGEIRSVHRGVYSPAEYFDRQDLRGQHVLRARAAAHAAPSVVVSHISAAALHGLPVDSAVLGRIHLTRPGRTGARGDSRRILHVAPLDPADVIEIDGVRATSLARTLVDVARTETFGVAVPVADAALHQAPTIADQVARALGDVRGCVGASVARRALQFADGRAESVGESRLRVACRALDLPEPDLQCRVYGRRGEFIGRTDLGFLGSGLLLEFDGKVKYRDPAMTDGRDVVDVVVEEALREKRLRELGWQVVRIVWSDLFDLPGLGRRIRALLARAEKVLATVGIDGSVRALDPIQIPR